Proteins encoded together in one Columba livia isolate bColLiv1 breed racing homer chromosome 3, bColLiv1.pat.W.v2, whole genome shotgun sequence window:
- the SLC30A3 gene encoding probable proton-coupled zinc antiporter SLC30A3 isoform X2, which yields MEPPTGTESARLVSPRGDRADGSLRLKSLFAGSPETLAPPRPPAPHCWCSPLAPSPGQGRLQARRQLSIACILCCVFMVGEVIGGYLAHSLAIMTDAAHLLTDVGSMSVSLFSLWVSTRPPTKTMSFGWHRSETLGALASVLSIWVVTGALVYLAAARIVSNDYEIEARAMLATSACAVGVNLVMAHILHQSPAGHGHSTGGYEQLESAGGCLPGRAPLPGSTSVRAAFVHVVGDLLQSLGVLVAATIIYFKPQCKIADPISTLFFSVFVLGSTFTILRDVFRVLMEGTPRGIEFDTVKEALLGVRGVKGTHDLHLWALTLSHHAVPVHVAVDASADPEMVLQEATSQLQSKFGFAACTVQVERYQEEMAACRHCQDPRA from the exons ATGGAGCCACCGACCGGCACCGAGAGCGCCCGCCTGGTCAGCCCGAGGGGCGACCGCGCCGACGGCAGCCTGCGCCTCAAGAG TCTCTTTGCAGGCTCTCCAGAGACCCTGGCACCACCGCGCCCCCCGGCTCCCCACTGCTGGTGCAGCCCCCtcgcccccagccccggccaGGGGAGGCTCCAGGCCCGCCGGCAGCTGAGCATCGCCTGCATCCTCTGCTGTGTCTTCATGGTCGGGGAGGTGATAG GCGGGTACCTGGCCCACAGCCTGGCCATCATGACGGACGCAGCCCACCTGCTGACGGACGTGGGCAGCATGTCCGTCAGCCTTTTCTCCCTCTGGGTCTCCACCCGCCCGCCCACCAAGACCATGAGCTTCGGCTGGCACCGCTCGG AGACGCTGGGCGCGCTGGCCTCTGTCCTCTCCATCTGGGTTGTGACCGGCGCCCTTGTCTACCTGGCGGCCGCCCGCATTGTCAGCAACGACTACGAGATTGAGGCACGAGCCATGCTGGCTACTTCCGCCTGCGCTGTCGGCGTCAACCTGGT CATGGCCCACATCCTGCACCAGTCCCCCGCCGGCCATGGCCACAGCACGGGGGGCTACGAGCAGCTGGAGAGCGCTGGGGGCTGCCTGCCCGGCCGTGCCCCCCTGCCCGGCAGCACCAGCGTCCGTGCGGCCTTTGTCCACGTGGTGGGGGACCTGCTGCAGAGCCTCGGTGTCCTTGTGGCTGCCACCATCATCTACTTCAAG ccccagtgcAAGATCGCAGACCCCATCAGCACCCTCTTCTTCTCGGTCTTCGTCCTCGGCTCCACCTTCACCATCCTCAGAGACGTCTTCAGAGTCCTCATGGAAG GGACGCCACGGGGCATCGAGTTCGACACGGTGAAGGAAGCGCTGCTGGGGGTGCGCGGGGTGAAGGGCACCCACGACCTGCACCTCTGGGCGCTGACGCTGAGCCACCACGCCGTGCCGGTGCACGTGGCTGTGG ACGCCAGCGCCGACCCCGAGATGGTGCTGCAGGAAGCCAccagccagctgcagagcaaGTTCGGCTTTGCCGCGTGCACGGTGCAGGTGGAGCGGTACCAGGAGGAGATGGCAGCCTGCCGGCACTGCCAGGACCCCCGTGCCTGA
- the SLC30A3 gene encoding probable proton-coupled zinc antiporter SLC30A3 isoform X1: MGAWPGVWPHPRLLSPFALRVCVAGAAAGGGAAAGGRGHGGAGHGRRRGLGRPGGWCPRCCSLPAWSHRPAPRAPAWSARGATAPTAACASRGSPETLAPPRPPAPHCWCSPLAPSPGQGRLQARRQLSIACILCCVFMVGEVIGGYLAHSLAIMTDAAHLLTDVGSMSVSLFSLWVSTRPPTKTMSFGWHRSETLGALASVLSIWVVTGALVYLAAARIVSNDYEIEARAMLATSACAVGVNLVMAHILHQSPAGHGHSTGGYEQLESAGGCLPGRAPLPGSTSVRAAFVHVVGDLLQSLGVLVAATIIYFKPQCKIADPISTLFFSVFVLGSTFTILRDVFRVLMEGTPRGIEFDTVKEALLGVRGVKGTHDLHLWALTLSHHAVPVHVAVDASADPEMVLQEATSQLQSKFGFAACTVQVERYQEEMAACRHCQDPRA, encoded by the exons ATGGGGGCATGGCCAGGGGTGTGGCCCCACCCCCGGCTCCTCTCTCCCTTTGCCCTGCGGGTCTGTGTggcaggtgctgcagcagggggcggggccgcggcagGGGGGCGGGGCCACGGTGGGGCGGGGCACGGCAGGAGGCGGGGCCTCGGCCGTCCCGGCGGCTGGTGCCCGCGGTGCTGCTCGCTCCCGGCATGGAGCCACCGACCGGCACCGAGAGCGCCCGCCTGGTCAGCCCGAGGGGCGACCGCGCCGACGGCAGCCTGCGCCTCAAGAG GCTCTCCAGAGACCCTGGCACCACCGCGCCCCCCGGCTCCCCACTGCTGGTGCAGCCCCCtcgcccccagccccggccaGGGGAGGCTCCAGGCCCGCCGGCAGCTGAGCATCGCCTGCATCCTCTGCTGTGTCTTCATGGTCGGGGAGGTGATAG GCGGGTACCTGGCCCACAGCCTGGCCATCATGACGGACGCAGCCCACCTGCTGACGGACGTGGGCAGCATGTCCGTCAGCCTTTTCTCCCTCTGGGTCTCCACCCGCCCGCCCACCAAGACCATGAGCTTCGGCTGGCACCGCTCGG AGACGCTGGGCGCGCTGGCCTCTGTCCTCTCCATCTGGGTTGTGACCGGCGCCCTTGTCTACCTGGCGGCCGCCCGCATTGTCAGCAACGACTACGAGATTGAGGCACGAGCCATGCTGGCTACTTCCGCCTGCGCTGTCGGCGTCAACCTGGT CATGGCCCACATCCTGCACCAGTCCCCCGCCGGCCATGGCCACAGCACGGGGGGCTACGAGCAGCTGGAGAGCGCTGGGGGCTGCCTGCCCGGCCGTGCCCCCCTGCCCGGCAGCACCAGCGTCCGTGCGGCCTTTGTCCACGTGGTGGGGGACCTGCTGCAGAGCCTCGGTGTCCTTGTGGCTGCCACCATCATCTACTTCAAG ccccagtgcAAGATCGCAGACCCCATCAGCACCCTCTTCTTCTCGGTCTTCGTCCTCGGCTCCACCTTCACCATCCTCAGAGACGTCTTCAGAGTCCTCATGGAAG GGACGCCACGGGGCATCGAGTTCGACACGGTGAAGGAAGCGCTGCTGGGGGTGCGCGGGGTGAAGGGCACCCACGACCTGCACCTCTGGGCGCTGACGCTGAGCCACCACGCCGTGCCGGTGCACGTGGCTGTGG ACGCCAGCGCCGACCCCGAGATGGTGCTGCAGGAAGCCAccagccagctgcagagcaaGTTCGGCTTTGCCGCGTGCACGGTGCAGGTGGAGCGGTACCAGGAGGAGATGGCAGCCTGCCGGCACTGCCAGGACCCCCGTGCCTGA